A window of Aerococcus urinae contains these coding sequences:
- a CDS encoding glutamate-5-semialdehyde dehydrogenase yields the protein MINSADLVQMGQEAKAAARQLSNLPRAKKDQALVQMAESLRNASENILQTNQTECQKAQEQGLKSAFVERMTLNPDRIEAMAQGLEKVAQLDDPINHVDEMWVNENGLKIGKRRVPLGVIGIIYESRPNVSSDAAGLCFKTGNAVILRGGKETIQTNQAIVHALQEGLEAVDLPKAAIQFIDNPSHDLAGEMMTMNDSIDCLIPRGSKNLIQRVVQTATIPTIETGVGNCHLYVHEACDFDMALKILINGKAQRVSVCNALETLLVDQAIAKDFLPLAGQALKDHQVKIHGDQVTADYIDGVIPATAADYDEEYLDYEIAIKVVKDYQEAVDHIAEHSSHHSEAIVTNDYAIANRFMDDVDSACVYVNASTRFTDGEVFGFGGEIGISTQKLHARGPMGLEALTSYKYTIFGQGQIRE from the coding sequence ATGATTAATTCAGCTGATTTAGTGCAAATGGGCCAAGAGGCCAAAGCAGCAGCCCGTCAACTCAGTAATCTACCTCGGGCTAAAAAAGACCAAGCCCTGGTCCAAATGGCCGAGTCGCTAAGAAATGCCTCAGAAAATATTCTCCAAACCAACCAGACAGAGTGTCAAAAAGCCCAAGAACAAGGACTTAAGAGTGCTTTTGTGGAACGGATGACCTTAAATCCAGACCGCATTGAGGCCATGGCCCAAGGTCTAGAAAAAGTCGCCCAATTAGACGACCCCATCAACCATGTCGATGAAATGTGGGTCAATGAAAATGGTCTAAAAATTGGTAAGCGCCGGGTGCCTTTAGGGGTTATTGGTATTATTTATGAATCTCGTCCTAATGTCAGTTCGGATGCCGCTGGGCTTTGCTTTAAAACAGGTAATGCCGTGATTCTACGTGGGGGTAAGGAAACCATTCAAACCAACCAGGCCATCGTCCATGCCTTACAAGAAGGCCTGGAAGCAGTCGACTTACCTAAAGCTGCCATCCAGTTTATCGACAACCCCAGCCACGACTTAGCCGGGGAAATGATGACCATGAATGACTCCATCGATTGCCTCATCCCCCGGGGAAGTAAGAACTTAATCCAAAGAGTCGTCCAAACAGCCACCATCCCAACCATTGAAACCGGAGTGGGAAACTGCCATCTCTATGTCCATGAAGCCTGCGATTTTGATATGGCTTTAAAAATCCTAATCAATGGAAAAGCACAAAGAGTTTCTGTCTGCAATGCCCTAGAAACTCTCCTGGTCGACCAAGCTATTGCCAAAGATTTTCTACCCCTAGCTGGCCAAGCACTTAAGGACCACCAGGTGAAAATCCATGGTGACCAAGTCACCGCCGACTATATCGATGGCGTTATCCCAGCCACTGCAGCCGACTATGACGAGGAATACTTGGACTATGAAATTGCCATTAAGGTGGTTAAGGATTACCAAGAGGCCGTTGACCATATTGCTGAACACTCTAGTCACCATTCCGAAGCCATTGTAACCAATGATTATGCCATCGCTAACCGCTTTATGGATGACGTGGACTCGGCCTGTGTCTACGTTAATGCCTCGACCCGCTTTACCGACGGTGAGGTCTTTGGCTTTGGTGGTGAAATCGGAATTTCCACCCAAAAACTCCACGCCCGAGGCCCCATGGGCTTAGAAGCACTCACCTCCTATAAATACACCATCTTCGGCCAAGGCCAAATCAGGGAATAA
- the proB gene encoding glutamate 5-kinase: MHRDSLKDAKRIVIKVGTNSLMTSTNNIRYQRIDRLAYVISSLTQMGKEVILVSSGAMGVGCAQLNLPKRPKNIPDQQAVAAVGQVALMNTYARFFSYYHKSVAQILMTRDVIDFHDSLANLKNNFASLLKHQIIPIVNENDAIAVDEMDHKVRFGDNDNLSALVASIVEADLLILLTDVDGFYDANPNTDPQAQRFSTIHEVNADYLAMAGDKGSTFSTGGMHSKLKAAAKTLEEGRRLVIMSSEEPSQIFDVLKGADIGTAFIPKN, from the coding sequence TTGCACCGTGATTCTCTTAAAGACGCTAAGCGAATTGTTATCAAAGTGGGTACCAATTCCCTGATGACGTCGACCAATAATATTCGCTACCAACGCATTGACCGCCTAGCTTATGTGATCTCTTCCCTGACTCAAATGGGAAAAGAAGTCATCTTAGTCTCTTCCGGGGCCATGGGGGTGGGGTGTGCCCAACTCAACCTCCCCAAGCGCCCCAAAAATATTCCCGACCAACAAGCGGTTGCCGCTGTCGGTCAAGTGGCTCTAATGAATACCTACGCCCGTTTTTTCTCTTATTATCATAAATCAGTCGCCCAAATTCTCATGACTAGAGACGTGATTGATTTCCATGATTCCCTAGCCAATTTGAAAAATAATTTTGCCAGTTTACTCAAGCACCAAATTATCCCTATCGTGAATGAAAATGACGCCATTGCTGTCGATGAAATGGACCATAAAGTCCGTTTTGGAGATAATGATAACCTCTCCGCCTTGGTGGCTTCCATTGTTGAAGCTGACCTGCTTATCTTATTAACCGACGTGGACGGCTTTTATGATGCTAACCCGAATACTGACCCCCAAGCCCAACGCTTCTCTACCATCCATGAAGTTAATGCAGACTACCTGGCCATGGCTGGTGATAAGGGATCGACCTTCTCTACCGGTGGTATGCATAGTAAGCTGAAAGCAGCTGCTAAAACCCTAGAAGAAGGTCGTCGCTTAGTCATTATGTCTTCCGAAGAGCCCAGTCAAATCTTTGATGTCTTAAAAGGCGCCGATATCGGCACTGCTTTTATTCCTAAAAACTAA
- a CDS encoding M15 family metallopeptidase produces MKDWLKNHPKAYILALILLYAIILLGVDIYYPSFQAANEAQQEDKASPDVELAQLKQKLTEKELGVADLKDQRMQGVTLADVQAHHPQYSLTELIQAIPTEDQPGDWRLKVVNPLFPLTEPVDIQTATASNGQLYDKRIEDPLNHLMEAAQKAGYPLTIVSAYRDVNSQEKNRQSMIQMYQAGGASLEEAKAKTDAYVAPTHASEHSTGLALDLLGTDWVQAKRGLETDYAKEASAQWLRDHAQDYGFILRYLEGKEAVTGYDFEPWHYRYVGVSTAQYIKKYQLTLEEYLVLLAARQGQKLTYQVDPSLPTD; encoded by the coding sequence ATGAAAGATTGGTTAAAAAACCACCCTAAAGCCTATATTTTGGCACTTATTTTACTTTATGCAATCATCTTACTTGGAGTAGATATTTATTATCCCAGTTTCCAAGCTGCTAACGAAGCCCAGCAGGAGGATAAAGCTAGCCCAGACGTTGAATTGGCCCAATTGAAACAAAAATTAACTGAGAAAGAGCTAGGAGTGGCTGATTTAAAGGACCAACGTATGCAGGGCGTGACCCTAGCAGATGTCCAAGCCCACCACCCCCAATACTCACTCACAGAGCTTATCCAAGCTATCCCGACCGAAGACCAGCCGGGGGATTGGCGGCTAAAAGTGGTTAATCCGCTTTTTCCCTTGACTGAGCCAGTGGATATTCAGACCGCCACTGCCTCCAACGGTCAGCTTTATGATAAGCGTATCGAAGACCCTCTCAACCATTTAATGGAAGCTGCTCAAAAAGCCGGCTACCCCTTGACTATTGTTTCCGCTTATCGGGATGTCAATAGCCAGGAAAAGAACCGGCAAAGCATGATTCAGATGTATCAGGCAGGGGGTGCAAGTTTAGAGGAAGCTAAAGCTAAAACTGATGCCTACGTTGCCCCAACCCATGCCTCAGAACACAGCACCGGTTTAGCCCTAGACCTCTTGGGGACCGATTGGGTTCAAGCTAAGCGGGGGTTGGAAACTGACTATGCCAAAGAGGCTTCAGCCCAATGGCTTAGGGACCATGCGCAAGATTATGGCTTTATCCTCCGCTACTTAGAAGGCAAGGAAGCTGTCACGGGTTATGATTTTGAGCCTTGGCATTACCGCTATGTGGGGGTTTCCACAGCCCAATACATTAAGAAATACCAGCTCACTTTAGAAGAATATTTAGTCTTATTAGCCGCCCGCCAGGGGCAAAAACTGACTTACCAAGTCGATCCCTCCTTGCCTACTGATTAA
- a CDS encoding haloacid dehalogenase-like hydrolase, whose protein sequence is MPQLAPKNWEPQLYHRLDQLIKTHQQPRDTPLAQKNYVVFDFDHTSIFNDIEDHSMVYTAAHLAYQLSPSEMRNCLSQNKAALDQALSDQEPQISFQELIDDIIADYQKLYPERDDYQKSQKSLEERLEADPLFFNFFCKIRTFYLAYNQHFPKQAGASCPSFLYHNFTEIDFVDLGKKALAYGLRAPIKDFTWTYSLSGDPRQCLSTHFSQGLRIPNELIKLYQSLHTAGIATYIVSASPQSLVETAVKYFYPIDLPEIIGMSYKRDEAGIYQAQLKSDAPITKAAGKVQAIQKLIQPRHQGRDPLAVFGDNMGDYQMFQAFSPSTTRVLFNRLLRDKTQDFVSQAQKEYAKPNQVYFIQGRDNNVGALRPFQETIPFGQDQAYLIPSRTLNQ, encoded by the coding sequence ATGCCTCAACTTGCCCCCAAAAATTGGGAACCCCAGCTCTACCATAGACTTGACCAGCTGATTAAAACTCACCAACAGCCAAGGGATACTCCCCTAGCTCAAAAAAACTATGTCGTTTTTGACTTTGACCATACCAGCATCTTTAACGATATTGAAGACCATAGCATGGTCTATACTGCAGCCCACCTAGCCTATCAATTAAGCCCTAGTGAAATGAGAAACTGCTTAAGCCAAAATAAAGCGGCTCTTGACCAAGCTTTAAGTGACCAAGAACCGCAAATCAGCTTTCAAGAGCTCATCGATGATATTATTGCTGACTACCAAAAACTCTATCCCGAACGAGATGACTATCAGAAAAGCCAAAAGTCTCTAGAAGAGCGACTTGAGGCTGACCCCTTATTCTTCAATTTTTTCTGTAAGATACGGACCTTTTACTTGGCTTATAACCAGCACTTCCCTAAGCAAGCAGGTGCTTCCTGTCCAAGTTTTCTTTATCACAACTTCACTGAAATCGACTTTGTCGACCTCGGTAAAAAAGCCCTAGCTTATGGCTTAAGGGCTCCAATTAAAGACTTCACTTGGACCTACTCCTTGTCAGGAGACCCAAGACAGTGTCTCAGCACTCACTTTAGCCAGGGACTACGGATTCCCAATGAATTGATTAAGCTCTACCAGAGCTTGCATACGGCTGGGATCGCCACTTATATTGTGAGCGCTAGTCCCCAAAGTCTGGTTGAAACGGCCGTCAAATATTTCTATCCGATTGACCTGCCCGAGATTATTGGCATGTCCTATAAACGGGATGAAGCCGGCATCTACCAAGCCCAATTAAAAAGCGATGCTCCTATTACTAAGGCGGCGGGTAAGGTTCAGGCTATTCAAAAGCTCATCCAGCCCCGTCATCAAGGCAGAGACCCTTTGGCAGTCTTTGGCGATAATATGGGGGACTATCAGATGTTTCAAGCCTTTTCTCCCTCCACTACCCGGGTACTTTTCAACCGTTTATTAAGGGACAAGACCCAAGATTTTGTCAGCCAGGCCCAAAAAGAATACGCCAAGCCTAACCAGGTGTATTTTATCCAAGGACGGGACAATAATGTAGGAGCTTTGCGTCCTTTCCAAGAAACCATCCCCTTTGGTCAAGACCAGGCCTACCTCATTCCAAGTCGAACACTTAATCAGTAG
- a CDS encoding tetratricopeptide repeat protein: MDEQQQSLLNDLSKNFTGNFKDDMTYIVSKVKDHFRDLQEDEELRQRIEKVLLDAYPEEEEPILRLWTDLTDRSDDDFIQHMKELIDEGKATDAQFEMNLFINAMEADFIEYKPKPNVKYYSINDWIDLFIFTWYEPQTLELRPTKRDYSKIYTSYAEVLMAANEWQEAAEAYKQALLWNPYNAKTIFNLAGVYQLMEQYGMSFATILNGFRYAVRREDFSRGYAYLAYFYEKKDDLKTATQLYYLSLAWSDNSRAKERLAVIEEELGHLDPALEGEDLQKFKKDYRINNYPNAEMLNGLKAAASRAMALHSYETAYVYYGLYMDLVDSPEDYIVKMIRELDYRLKGD, encoded by the coding sequence ATGGACGAACAACAGCAAAGTCTGTTAAATGATTTAAGTAAAAACTTTACGGGAAACTTTAAAGATGATATGACCTATATTGTTAGCAAGGTCAAGGATCATTTCCGTGATTTACAAGAGGATGAGGAATTACGTCAGCGAATTGAGAAAGTCCTCCTGGATGCTTATCCTGAAGAAGAGGAACCGATTTTACGTTTATGGACAGATTTGACGGATCGTTCTGATGATGATTTCATCCAACATATGAAAGAATTAATTGATGAAGGGAAGGCCACTGATGCCCAGTTTGAGATGAATCTCTTTATCAATGCCATGGAAGCTGACTTTATCGAATATAAGCCTAAGCCGAATGTAAAATATTATTCGATCAATGACTGGATCGACTTATTTATTTTTACTTGGTATGAACCTCAAACACTCGAATTGCGTCCCACCAAACGTGATTATTCCAAAATCTATACTTCCTACGCTGAAGTGCTGATGGCTGCCAATGAATGGCAGGAGGCCGCCGAAGCCTATAAGCAAGCCCTGCTTTGGAATCCCTATAATGCCAAAACTATTTTTAATCTGGCAGGGGTTTACCAATTGATGGAACAATATGGGATGAGCTTTGCAACGATTTTGAATGGTTTTCGCTACGCAGTAAGACGGGAAGACTTCTCCCGGGGCTATGCCTATCTGGCGTATTTCTATGAGAAAAAAGATGACCTAAAAACTGCGACTCAGTTATACTACCTGAGTTTGGCTTGGTCGGATAATTCCCGGGCTAAAGAACGTTTGGCAGTTATTGAAGAAGAATTGGGTCACTTAGACCCCGCCCTTGAAGGTGAAGACCTTCAAAAATTCAAGAAAGATTACCGTATTAACAACTATCCGAATGCAGAAATGCTGAATGGACTCAAGGCCGCAGCCAGTCGGGCTATGGCCCTGCATTCCTATGAAACCGCCTATGTTTATTACGGCCTCTACATGGACTTGGTCGATTCACCCGAAGACTATATTGTTAAGATGATACGCGAACTGGATTACCGTTTGAAAGGTGACTAG
- a CDS encoding helix-turn-helix domain-containing protein has protein sequence MSLLSVPYRIKVTALKKDNLLTYNRSLYHRQEMLFSQKALEIQTPNQSLTLQSQQVVSLPANIRVNFKTDKIDKDQEHLGFLLAIGDPYLEAVSDSFIATPEINQLFSKMQILSVDRHDWKYLNQVLTEMNQTQSYAKTQLQQKRLFALTCQLLVDCCHLFEQKHLHPHIRDQRYELATAIAQFIDSHLAEDLPLSLISKRFGYSSSTLNRLFEEFYHSTLHQYIINKRLNRAQELISQGESIQNTWQKVGFNDYSSFYRAFKKHYHYPPHDLRKH, from the coding sequence ATGTCACTCTTATCAGTTCCCTACCGGATCAAAGTCACTGCCTTAAAAAAAGACAATTTGCTGACCTATAATCGTTCCCTTTATCACCGTCAGGAGATGCTCTTTAGCCAAAAAGCTTTAGAAATCCAAACGCCCAACCAAAGCTTAACTCTCCAAAGCCAGCAGGTCGTTTCCCTCCCTGCCAATATCCGGGTCAACTTTAAGACTGATAAGATCGACAAGGACCAGGAACATCTGGGCTTTCTTTTAGCTATCGGTGACCCCTACTTGGAAGCGGTCAGTGATAGCTTTATCGCTACTCCTGAAATTAATCAACTATTTTCTAAAATGCAGATTTTAAGTGTTGACCGTCACGATTGGAAATACCTCAACCAGGTACTTACTGAAATGAACCAAACCCAATCCTATGCCAAGACCCAGCTCCAACAAAAGCGACTTTTCGCCTTAACCTGCCAATTACTGGTGGACTGCTGTCACTTATTTGAGCAAAAACACCTCCACCCCCATATTCGTGACCAACGCTATGAATTAGCCACAGCCATTGCTCAATTTATTGACAGCCACTTGGCTGAAGACTTACCCTTATCGCTCATTTCCAAGCGCTTTGGTTATAGTAGTTCCACCCTCAATCGTTTGTTTGAAGAATTTTACCATTCTACTCTCCACCAATACATCATCAACAAAAGATTGAACCGCGCTCAGGAATTAATTAGTCAAGGGGAGTCGATCCAAAACACTTGGCAAAAGGTGGGCTTTAATGACTACTCCTCTTTTTATCGCGCATTCAAAAAGCACTACCACTACCCACCCCACGATCTTCGCAAACATTAA
- the dapA gene encoding 4-hydroxy-tetrahydrodipicolinate synthase, producing MSIYTGSGVALVTPYEDTAEKKVNFDVFKELIDFQIDAGTDALIIDGTTGEASTQTDEEQVEVIKFAVDYVNGRVPVIAGAGSNDTRHGVQLTKDCEAVGADAILSVTPYYLKTSQQGLIEHYHAIAGAVDIPVILYDVPGRTGMTIQPESLKELAKVDNIVALKDATGNFNHSVDNLHAVGEAIDFYSGNDDTIVPLMSLGAKGVISVLANIAPKAVNQMTHAALKSDFKTARKIQADYKPLIDLLFAEPNPIPIKAAVALLGFNVGPTRLPLTAPATELVEKIKAEMHSLGII from the coding sequence ATGTCAATTTATACTGGTTCAGGCGTTGCTTTGGTGACACCCTATGAGGATACCGCAGAAAAAAAGGTTAATTTTGATGTATTCAAAGAATTAATCGACTTTCAAATTGACGCTGGTACTGACGCCCTCATTATTGACGGCACAACTGGTGAAGCTTCCACTCAAACCGACGAAGAACAAGTTGAAGTCATTAAGTTTGCGGTGGATTATGTTAATGGACGTGTTCCTGTTATTGCCGGTGCGGGCTCTAACGATACCCGCCACGGGGTGCAATTAACCAAAGACTGTGAAGCAGTTGGTGCGGATGCCATTCTTTCCGTGACGCCCTACTATTTAAAAACCAGCCAACAAGGCCTCATCGAACACTACCACGCCATTGCTGGAGCGGTAGACATTCCTGTTATCCTCTATGACGTACCAGGAAGAACAGGAATGACCATTCAACCGGAAAGCCTTAAAGAATTAGCTAAGGTAGATAATATTGTCGCTTTAAAAGATGCTACCGGTAACTTTAACCATTCTGTCGATAACTTACATGCTGTCGGTGAAGCCATCGATTTCTATTCAGGCAACGATGATACTATCGTGCCATTAATGAGTTTAGGCGCAAAAGGGGTTATTTCTGTTTTAGCCAATATTGCTCCCAAAGCCGTTAACCAAATGACCCATGCGGCACTAAAGAGTGACTTCAAAACCGCAAGAAAGATTCAAGCCGACTACAAACCATTAATCGACTTGCTCTTTGCTGAACCAAATCCTATTCCAATCAAGGCAGCGGTAGCCTTACTTGGTTTTAATGTGGGACCTACCCGCCTACCTTTAACGGCTCCAGCTACGGAATTAGTCGAAAAAATTAAAGCTGAAATGCATTCCCTAGGCATCATTTAA
- the alr gene encoding alanine racemase produces the protein MICGEHRPTRVVVSIPNIVDNYLLFKHAFSPKAKTYAVIKADAYGHGSIPIAKALTEAGAEGFCVAVTDEALALREAGIQAPILILGITEVEDAWLHAQHDISLTISSLDWLKAAYAQRPTDRELAPLKLHLKVDSGMGRIGLRDSQVGQEIIDYISDHQEAFALEGVFTHYATADSDRVQDQDYVAKQSQRFEDFIQDLDFSRLDHKPLIHRSNTALALWYPEKTMDIVRLGIGLYGESPAGPDFDLPDDMPLKPAFTLESELVYVKKLQAGESISYGATYTTESDQWIGTLPIGYADGLPRSSSGFEVLIAGYKCPIVGRVCMDQCMVALPKELPLHEKVTLIGSDDYGNHISAWDLALYNHTIAYEITCGISERVPRTYVYS, from the coding sequence ATGATTTGTGGCGAACATCGCCCTACTCGGGTTGTTGTTTCAATTCCAAATATTGTTGATAACTACCTACTATTTAAACATGCCTTTAGCCCTAAAGCCAAGACATATGCAGTCATTAAAGCGGATGCCTATGGTCACGGCTCTATTCCTATTGCTAAAGCCCTCACCGAAGCAGGGGCAGAGGGCTTCTGTGTCGCTGTCACTGATGAAGCTCTGGCCCTCAGAGAAGCCGGTATCCAGGCTCCTATCCTCATTTTAGGGATCACCGAGGTTGAAGATGCCTGGCTTCATGCCCAACACGATATCAGTCTGACCATCTCTTCGTTAGATTGGTTAAAGGCGGCTTACGCCCAACGCCCTACAGACCGGGAATTAGCGCCTTTAAAACTACATTTAAAGGTGGATTCAGGAATGGGTCGGATTGGTTTACGGGATAGTCAGGTAGGCCAGGAAATTATCGACTATATCAGTGACCACCAAGAGGCCTTTGCATTGGAAGGGGTCTTTACCCATTATGCCACGGCAGATAGTGATCGCGTTCAGGATCAAGACTATGTTGCTAAGCAATCCCAACGCTTTGAAGACTTTATCCAAGACCTAGATTTTTCTCGTCTTGACCATAAACCGCTCATCCACCGGTCCAACACGGCACTGGCCCTCTGGTATCCAGAAAAAACTATGGACATCGTTCGCCTAGGGATTGGTTTATATGGGGAAAGCCCAGCCGGTCCCGATTTTGACCTTCCAGATGATATGCCACTAAAACCGGCCTTCACCCTAGAAAGTGAATTAGTCTATGTCAAAAAATTACAAGCTGGTGAATCGATTAGCTATGGAGCGACCTATACCACTGAATCCGATCAATGGATCGGCACCCTTCCGATTGGCTATGCTGACGGGCTGCCTAGGTCTTCCTCTGGCTTTGAAGTCTTGATTGCTGGTTACAAGTGCCCCATTGTGGGGCGGGTATGTATGGACCAATGCATGGTCGCTCTACCTAAAGAACTCCCCCTCCACGAAAAGGTCACCTTGATTGGTAGCGATGATTACGGCAATCACATTTCGGCCTGGGACTTGGCTTTGTATAACCATACTATTGCTTATGAAATTACCTGTGGGATTAGCGAACGGGTTCCCCGCACCTATGTCTACTCATAA
- a CDS encoding low molecular weight protein-tyrosine-phosphatase encodes MIRICFVCLGNICRSPMAEALMREAVKENHWKNVVQVESAAISDWEIGNGVHPGSRAILERKGIPWEDLISSPLTEKIIQEADLLIGMDDQNIADIKRLGADPEKVFRLMDFTDQGGIIDDPWYTGKFELTFEKVSQGIQGLCDYLKENYPQQLNQSF; translated from the coding sequence ATGATTAGAATTTGTTTTGTCTGTTTAGGAAATATTTGTCGCTCACCCATGGCCGAAGCCTTGATGCGTGAAGCAGTCAAAGAGAACCACTGGAAGAATGTGGTTCAGGTTGAATCTGCAGCTATTTCTGACTGGGAAATAGGCAACGGCGTCCACCCAGGCAGCCGCGCAATCTTGGAGCGGAAAGGCATTCCATGGGAAGATTTGATTTCTTCCCCCTTAACTGAAAAAATCATTCAAGAGGCTGATTTATTAATTGGGATGGACGACCAAAATATTGCCGATATCAAGCGGCTAGGCGCCGACCCCGAAAAGGTCTTTCGCCTCATGGATTTCACTGACCAAGGCGGCATTATTGATGACCCCTGGTATACCGGAAAATTTGAATTAACTTTCGAGAAAGTCAGCCAAGGCATCCAAGGCCTCTGTGACTATCTCAAGGAGAATTATCCCCAGCAATTAAATCAATCGTTTTGA
- the metK gene encoding methionine adenosyltransferase, with translation MSKEKRLFTSESVTEGHPDKVADQISDAILDAAIAQDPNSRVACETIVNTGLVFIFGEISTKAVLNYQEIVRNTVTKIGYRRGKFGFDAENLSVMVAIDQQSPDIAQGVDISLEAREEDDSLAAEEAIESLGAGDQGLMFGYACDETEEYMPLAITLAHRLTERLAYARHSGLLPYLRPDGKTQVTVELDDEGRPFRVDTIVLSTQHAEEITQKQIHQDVKEYIINPVIPASLLDQNTKYYINPTGRFVIGGPKGDSGLTGRKIIVDTYGGASRHGGGAFSGKDATKVDRSASYMARYIAKNIVAAGLAKACEVQLAYAIGVSEPVSIAVDTFETGTVSKDRLLEAIREIFPLSPSGIINSLDLRRPIYQPTATYGHFGRPSDNGYFPWEKTDRVQALLKAVQ, from the coding sequence ATGTCTAAAGAAAAAAGATTATTTACTAGTGAAAGTGTCACAGAAGGACATCCTGACAAGGTAGCCGACCAAATTAGTGATGCTATTCTGGACGCCGCTATCGCCCAAGATCCTAACAGTCGGGTAGCATGTGAAACCATCGTAAATACTGGCTTAGTTTTTATTTTTGGAGAGATCTCTACTAAGGCCGTCCTTAATTATCAAGAAATTGTTCGTAATACCGTTACCAAAATTGGTTACCGGCGCGGTAAGTTTGGCTTTGACGCTGAGAACTTATCCGTGATGGTAGCCATTGACCAACAATCTCCTGATATCGCCCAAGGGGTTGACATTTCCCTAGAAGCCCGGGAAGAAGACGATAGTTTGGCAGCAGAAGAAGCCATTGAGTCCCTAGGCGCTGGCGACCAAGGCTTGATGTTTGGTTACGCTTGTGATGAAACCGAGGAATATATGCCGCTTGCCATCACCCTAGCCCACCGTCTGACTGAACGTTTGGCCTATGCCCGCCACAGTGGCTTACTGCCTTACCTACGTCCCGACGGCAAAACCCAAGTGACGGTTGAACTGGATGATGAAGGCAGACCCTTCCGTGTGGACACGATCGTGCTTTCTACCCAACATGCAGAAGAAATTACCCAAAAACAAATTCACCAAGATGTTAAGGAATACATCATTAACCCGGTGATTCCAGCTTCCCTATTGGACCAAAATACCAAGTACTACATCAATCCGACTGGCCGTTTTGTCATTGGTGGACCTAAGGGGGATTCCGGCTTAACTGGACGCAAGATTATTGTGGATACCTACGGTGGTGCATCCCGTCATGGTGGTGGGGCCTTTTCTGGAAAGGATGCCACTAAGGTAGACCGATCAGCCTCCTACATGGCCCGCTATATTGCTAAAAATATTGTTGCTGCAGGCCTAGCCAAGGCTTGTGAAGTCCAACTCGCCTACGCCATTGGAGTGAGCGAACCGGTATCTATCGCTGTCGATACTTTTGAAACCGGGACTGTTTCCAAAGACCGCTTATTAGAAGCTATTCGTGAGATCTTCCCCCTATCACCATCAGGTATCATCAACAGCTTAGATCTACGTCGGCCCATCTACCAACCAACTGCCACTTATGGCCACTTTGGGCGCCCTAGTGACAATGGCTACTTCCCTTGGGAAAAAACCGACCGGGTCCAAGCCCTATTAAAGGCTGTCCAATAA